In Silene latifolia isolate original U9 population chromosome X, ASM4854445v1, whole genome shotgun sequence, the following proteins share a genomic window:
- the LOC141618235 gene encoding uncharacterized protein LOC141618235: MNKVPSKYGVTRDDYSVFVKKLNAIIWDESIAAAEFDAKWEEIGREHNVNNIDWFQEMYAKRKQWVMAHCRDLDMGGFMMTTQRSESENSFFKRFENTLKATCSCRMLERKGILYRHVIWIYSSNGVKIIPEQCVVKRWCKDAMLSKMFDCNGEATEDVDIIDGKQIAMSNVVEIHQKVGMLMGKLKNDVDNFSSLIRQFKEKLSPLGSPLNKQQQLEKILGCSPSQKITILPPKKSKNKGSGKRMLSMKAKAVALARKPKRMCKKCNRLANHDKRNCPNPFAEHPPLSQSS; this comes from the exons ATGAACAAGGTGCCAAGCAAGTATGGAGTGACGAGAGACGATTATTCGGTCTTTGTAAAGAAATTGAATGCCATAATATGGGATGAATCCATTGCAGCGGCAGAgttcgatgcaaaatgggaagaaattggcagaGAACACAATGTTAATAACATTGACTGGTTCCAAGAAATGTACGCTAAAAGGAAGCAGTGGGTTATGGCTCATTGTAGGGACCTAGATATGGGGGGTTTTATGATGACaacccaaagatcagagagcgaaaatagtttttttaagagatttgaga ATACATTGAAAGCCACTTGTAGCTGCAGAATGCTTGAGAGGAAAGGCATTCTTTACCGCCATGTCATATGGATTTACTCATCAAACGGAGTGAAGATTATTCCAGAACAATGTGTTGTTAAAAGATGGTGTAAAGATGCAATGTTGTCTAAAATGTTCGATTGTAATGGTGAAGCAACTGAGGACGttgatataatagatggaaaaCAGATTGCGATGTCGAATGTGGTCGAGATTCATCAGAAAGTTGGTATGCTCATGGGCAAATTGAAGAATGATGTCGACAACTTTTCTAGTCTAATTAGACAGTTTAAGGAGAAACTTTCACCATTAGGATCACCATTGAATAAACAACAACAGTTGGAGAAAATTCTTGGTTGTTCTCCTAGTCAGAAGATAACCATTTTGCCGCCTAAGAAATCCAAAAACAAGGGAAGCGGAAAGAGAATGTTGTCGATGAAGGCAAAAGCAGTTGCTTTGGCAAGGAAGCCAAAACGTATGTGTAAAAAATGCAATCGATTAGCTAACCATGACAAAAGGAACTGCCCTAATCCTTTCGCAGAGCACCCACCGTTGTCGCAATCGTCATAG